In one Rutidosis leptorrhynchoides isolate AG116_Rl617_1_P2 chromosome 8, CSIRO_AGI_Rlap_v1, whole genome shotgun sequence genomic region, the following are encoded:
- the LOC139861348 gene encoding serine/threonine-protein phosphatase PP2A-2 catalytic subunit-like, translated as MSVDLAANTHGNLDEQISQLMQCKPLIEPEVKTLCEKAKEILMGESNVQPVKSPVTICGDIHGQFHDLAELFRIGGKCPDTNYLFMGDYVDRGYYSVETVTLLVALKVRYPQRITILRGNHESRQITQVYGFYDECLRKYGNANVWKTFTDLFDYFPLTALVESEIFCLHGGLSPSIENLDSIRNFDRVQEVPHEGPMCDLLWSDPDDRCGWGISPRGAGYTFGQDISEQFNHTNGLKLIARAHQLVMEGYNWGHEQKVVTIFSAPNYCYRCGNMASILEVDDCKGHTFIQFDPAPRRGEPDVTRRTPDYFL; from the exons GTTAAGACATTATGTGAGAAGGCAAAAGAGATACTAATGGGTGAAAGCAATGTGCAG CCGGTAAAAAGCCCCGTGACCATCTGTGGTGACATTCACGGGCAGTTTCATGACCTTGCTGAACTTTTTCGTATAGGCGGAAAG TGCCCGGATACAAATTACTTGTTTATGGGAGATTACGTGGACCGAGGATATTATTCTGTTGAAACTGTTACG CTCTTGGTGGCTCTGAAAGTGCGATATCCTCAGCGAATCACAATTCTTAGGGGAAATCATGAAAGTCGGCAG ATCACTCAAGTCTATGGGTTTTACGATGAATGCCTTCGGAA GTACGGCAACGCTAATGTTTGGAAGACCTTTACTGATCTCTTTGATTATTTCCCGTTGACTGCATTG GTTGAATCAGAAATATTTTGTCTTCATGGTGGGTTGTCACCTTCGATTGAAAATCTCGATAGTATAAGAAACTTTGATCGTGTACAAGAGGTCCCACATGAAGGTCCAATGTGTGATCTTTTATGGTCTGACCCAGATGACCGTTGTGGTTGGGGCATTTCTCCACGTGGAGCTGGATACACCTTTGGTCAA GATATTTCTGAGCAATTCAACCACACCAACGGCTTAAAGCTTATTGCTAGAGCTCATCAGCTGGTCATGGAGGGATATAACTGGGGACAc GAGCAAAAGGTTGTGACTATCTTTAGCGCACCAAACTATTGCTATAGATGTGGGAACATGGCATCTATCTTGGAAGTTGATGATTGCAAGGGTCACACGTTTATCCAG TTCGATCCTGCTCCGAGGAGAGGAGAACCTGATGTAACCAGACGTACCCCTGATTATTTCCTCTGA